A single Vibrio sp. YMD68 DNA region contains:
- the hslR gene encoding ribosome-associated heat shock protein Hsp15 — translation MGSNSSDSKSTSIRLDKWLWAARFYKTRSIARNMVDGGKVQYNGQRSKPSKLVEIGALITLKQGHEEKTVTIEKLSDQRRGAPEAQTLYIETTESIKKRADNAEQRRLHAHNPSPERRPDKKQRRNIIKFKNQ, via the coding sequence ATGGGCTCTAACTCTTCAGACTCCAAATCCACATCAATCAGACTCGATAAGTGGCTTTGGGCTGCCCGCTTTTATAAAACTCGTTCCATCGCACGCAATATGGTTGACGGTGGAAAGGTGCAATATAATGGTCAGCGCAGCAAACCGAGTAAACTTGTAGAAATTGGTGCACTTATTACACTAAAGCAAGGGCATGAAGAAAAAACAGTCACTATCGAGAAGCTTTCAGATCAACGGCGTGGGGCACCAGAAGCGCAAACACTCTATATAGAGACAACGGAAAGCATCAAAAAGCGTGCAGATAATGCTGAACAACGTAGATTGCACGCGCACAACCCAAGCCCTGAACGGCGACCTGATAAGAAGCAGCGTCGAAATATTATTAAATTTAAAAATCAATAA
- the gspC gene encoding type II secretion system protein GspC — MASNVWLQKLTAHSVVIQQRASLLLCVLLLVLSAWMLGKIFWLIQSPVDSVTPWVAQPISKQNKAQSTIDTSSLTNSHLFGEYKQESKPIEKPVVQDAPKTRLNLTLVGVVASSDAGKSLAVIANRGSQATYGLNEQIEGTRVQLKAVFNDRVIIDNSGRDETLMLAGIDYSKLSQNTDQNTATVRPSVNRQGNNPVKSDNVSDLETVRAQISEDPQKIFQYVRMSQVKRDGSVIGYRVTPGKEPELFRSVGLESGDIATQLNGHDLTDPASMSKVFSAMSDLSELSLTVERDGQTHDINIEF; from the coding sequence ATTGCTTCAAATGTTTGGCTGCAAAAGTTGACAGCGCATTCGGTCGTGATCCAACAGCGTGCCAGTCTTTTACTCTGTGTGCTGCTTCTGGTTCTCTCTGCTTGGATGCTCGGAAAGATATTTTGGCTTATTCAAAGTCCGGTGGATTCAGTGACTCCTTGGGTGGCGCAGCCGATCAGCAAGCAAAATAAGGCTCAATCGACAATAGACACCTCTTCTTTAACAAATAGCCACTTATTTGGTGAATATAAACAAGAAAGTAAACCGATTGAAAAACCAGTGGTTCAGGATGCCCCTAAAACGCGCCTGAATCTGACGTTGGTTGGGGTGGTTGCTAGTAGCGATGCTGGTAAGAGTCTGGCCGTTATTGCTAATCGTGGAAGCCAGGCTACTTATGGTTTGAATGAACAAATCGAAGGAACGCGCGTTCAACTAAAAGCTGTGTTTAATGATCGCGTTATTATTGATAACTCGGGTCGAGATGAAACCTTGATGTTAGCAGGGATTGATTACAGCAAGCTTTCTCAAAATACAGATCAAAACACCGCCACGGTAAGACCTAGCGTCAATCGTCAGGGTAACAACCCTGTTAAGAGTGATAATGTTTCGGATTTGGAGACGGTTCGCGCGCAAATCTCAGAGGACCCACAGAAAATATTCCAGTATGTTCGCATGTCGCAAGTGAAACGCGATGGCAGCGTAATCGGTTATCGAGTCACACCAGGAAAAGAGCCGGAACTATTTCGTTCCGTTGGCCTCGAAAGTGGTGATATCGCAACGCAGCTCAATGGACATGATCTGACTGACCCAGCATCTATGAGCAAGGTATTTAGTGCTATGTCCGATTTAAGTGAACTGAGTTTAACGGTCGAGAGAGATGGTCAAACCCATGATATTAATATTGAATTTTAA
- the gspD gene encoding type II secretion system secretin GspD: MKHWLNKSAWLLVASLLAAPMATANDFSASFKGTDIQEFINIVGRNLEKTIIVDPSVRGKVDVRSYDMLTSEQYYSFFLNVLEVYGFAAVEMDNGVLKVIKSKDAKTSAIPVVSDDSAQGDSVVTRVVAVKNVSVRELSPLLRQLNDNAGAGNVVHYDPANIILITGRAAVVNRLAEIIKRVDQAGNKDIEVVDLNNASAAEMVRIVDALNKSTDAKNTPELMQPKLVADDRTNSILISGDPKVRARLKKLIKQLDIEMASKGNNRVIYLKYAKADELVDVLKGVSDNLQAAKQTSKQGGSSSRDQVVISAHTGTNALVVTAPPDIMNAVEDVVAQLDIRRAQVLIEALIVEMAEGDGMNLGVQWGNLDTGAVVQYGNTGASIGNVMIGREQAKDSTKTESYWNSSENKWESRETTEEGDYTALAGALAGVNGAAVSIAMGDWTALISAVSTDSNSNILSSPSITVMDNGEASFIVGEEVPVLTGSTSGSNNENPFQTVERKEVGIKLKVVPQINEGNSVQLDIEQEVSNVLGAQGAVDVRFAKRQLNTSVMVEDGQMIVLGGLIDERALESESKVPLLGDIPFLGYLFKSTSTQVEKKNLMVFIKPTIIRDGMTADGITQRKYNFIRAEQLYKADQGLKLMEDSNIPVLPAYGKDISHPAEIQAFFDQMDAGK, encoded by the coding sequence GTGAAGCATTGGTTAAACAAAAGTGCTTGGTTATTAGTCGCAAGCTTATTAGCAGCCCCAATGGCCACAGCGAACGATTTCAGTGCCAGCTTTAAAGGCACTGATATTCAAGAGTTTATTAATATTGTGGGTCGAAACTTAGAAAAAACCATCATTGTCGATCCTTCTGTGCGTGGCAAAGTTGATGTGCGCAGTTATGACATGTTGACCTCAGAGCAGTATTACAGCTTTTTTCTAAACGTTCTTGAAGTGTATGGTTTTGCTGCCGTTGAAATGGACAATGGTGTACTTAAAGTCATCAAATCGAAAGATGCTAAAACCTCCGCAATCCCTGTTGTAAGCGACGACAGTGCGCAAGGCGATAGTGTGGTAACGCGTGTCGTTGCCGTGAAAAATGTGTCGGTCAGAGAGTTATCACCACTATTGCGTCAGCTTAATGACAATGCGGGGGCGGGTAATGTGGTGCACTATGACCCAGCCAACATTATTTTGATTACAGGTCGCGCTGCGGTGGTTAACCGCCTTGCGGAAATCATTAAACGTGTCGATCAGGCGGGTAACAAAGATATTGAAGTCGTTGATCTCAATAACGCTTCTGCCGCTGAAATGGTTCGTATCGTTGATGCTTTAAACAAAAGTACGGATGCTAAAAATACCCCTGAACTCATGCAGCCTAAATTGGTTGCGGATGACCGTACTAATTCTATCTTAATTTCGGGTGACCCTAAGGTACGTGCAAGATTGAAAAAGCTCATCAAGCAGCTTGATATTGAAATGGCGTCTAAAGGGAACAACCGCGTTATTTATCTTAAATACGCGAAAGCGGATGAACTGGTTGATGTGCTTAAAGGCGTGTCAGATAACCTACAGGCAGCAAAACAAACCTCGAAGCAAGGAGGCAGTAGCAGTCGAGATCAAGTGGTTATTTCCGCTCATACCGGTACCAATGCATTAGTCGTCACTGCTCCGCCAGATATTATGAATGCTGTTGAAGATGTGGTTGCTCAATTGGATATCCGTCGTGCTCAAGTGTTGATTGAAGCATTGATCGTCGAAATGGCGGAAGGCGACGGTATGAACCTTGGTGTTCAATGGGGCAACTTGGATACTGGTGCTGTTGTTCAATATGGCAATACGGGTGCTTCAATTGGTAATGTCATGATTGGGCGTGAACAAGCCAAAGATTCAACCAAGACAGAAAGCTACTGGAACTCTAGTGAGAATAAGTGGGAGTCGCGCGAAACAACAGAAGAAGGTGACTACACAGCATTGGCTGGCGCGTTAGCGGGTGTCAATGGTGCGGCGGTGAGTATTGCAATGGGAGACTGGACTGCGCTGATCAGTGCGGTGTCAACCGATTCAAACTCCAACATTCTCTCCTCACCAAGCATCACGGTGATGGACAATGGTGAAGCCTCGTTTATTGTTGGTGAAGAAGTGCCAGTACTGACTGGGTCAACCTCTGGATCTAATAACGAAAATCCGTTCCAGACTGTTGAACGTAAAGAAGTGGGTATCAAGCTTAAAGTGGTGCCACAAATCAATGAAGGTAATTCGGTACAGCTTGATATTGAGCAAGAAGTGTCCAACGTGTTGGGTGCTCAAGGCGCTGTTGATGTGCGTTTTGCCAAGCGTCAGCTCAATACCAGCGTCATGGTTGAAGATGGTCAGATGATCGTGTTAGGCGGTTTGATTGATGAGCGAGCACTAGAAAGTGAGTCTAAAGTTCCACTATTGGGTGATATTCCGTTCTTAGGTTATTTATTTAAGTCTACCAGCACTCAAGTTGAGAAAAAGAACCTAATGGTATTCATTAAACCGACCATTATTCGTGACGGTATGACGGCAGATGGTATTACGCAGCGCAAATACAACTTTATCCGTGCGGAGCAGCTCTACAAAGCTGACCAAGGCTTAAAGCTAATGGAAGACAGCAACATACCTGTGTTGCCAGCCTATGGTAAAGACATCAGTCATCCAGCAGAAATTCAAGCCTTTTTTGATCAGATGGACGCTGGAAAATGA
- the gspE gene encoding type II secretion system ATPase GspE, with the protein MSEQLDNSVVPRLPFSFANRFKLVLEQSDQGCTLFYVAPLAIEALVEVKRVAKVMFTPVEQSVEEFDRKLTEVYQRDSSEARQLMEDIGADNDDFFSLAEELPQDEDLLETEDDAPIIKLINAMLGEAIKEGASDIHIETFEKSLSIRFRVDGVLRDVLAPSRKLAPLLVSRVKVMAKLDIAEKRVPQDGRISLRIGGRAVDVRVSTMPSSHGERVVMRLLDKNATRLDLHSLGMTKPNHDSFSKLIERPHGIILVTGPTGSGKSTTLYAGLQELNSNERNILTVEDPIEFDIDGIGQTQVNPKVDMTFARGLRAILRQDPDVVMVGEIRDLETAQIGVQASLTGHLVMSTLHTNTAVGAITRLRDMGIEPFLISSSLLGVLAQRLVRTLCRECKQPYQASSEQKALFDVVPGDELTLYKPCGCEACNYKGYRGRTGIHELLIVDENVQALIHSEAGEQAIEKSVRQQTPSIRSDGLLKVRQGVTSIEEVMRVTKET; encoded by the coding sequence ATGAGTGAACAACTAGACAATAGCGTTGTCCCGCGCTTGCCCTTTAGTTTCGCCAATCGGTTCAAACTGGTGCTTGAGCAGAGTGACCAAGGCTGCACATTATTCTATGTCGCCCCACTTGCCATTGAAGCGCTCGTCGAAGTAAAGCGTGTTGCTAAAGTGATGTTCACGCCGGTTGAACAGAGCGTTGAAGAGTTTGACCGAAAGCTTACTGAAGTGTATCAGCGAGATTCCTCGGAAGCTCGTCAGTTAATGGAAGACATCGGCGCAGACAACGATGATTTCTTTTCCTTAGCGGAAGAGTTACCACAGGATGAAGATCTGCTTGAAACGGAAGATGATGCGCCGATCATCAAATTGATTAATGCGATGTTGGGGGAAGCCATCAAAGAAGGCGCTTCTGATATCCACATTGAAACGTTTGAGAAATCGTTGTCTATTCGTTTCCGAGTGGATGGGGTGCTGCGTGACGTTCTAGCCCCAAGTCGTAAGCTGGCACCTTTGCTCGTGTCGCGTGTGAAAGTCATGGCTAAGCTCGATATTGCGGAAAAACGCGTTCCTCAAGATGGTCGTATTTCACTGCGCATTGGTGGCCGAGCGGTTGATGTTCGTGTCTCGACCATGCCGTCATCTCATGGTGAACGTGTGGTTATGCGTCTGTTGGACAAAAATGCAACCCGATTGGATTTGCACAGTTTGGGAATGACCAAACCTAACCACGACAGTTTCAGCAAGTTAATCGAGCGCCCACATGGCATTATTCTGGTCACAGGGCCGACAGGTTCGGGTAAGTCGACTACCTTGTATGCGGGCTTGCAAGAGCTAAACAGTAACGAAAGAAACATCTTAACAGTGGAAGACCCGATTGAATTTGATATCGATGGTATCGGCCAAACGCAGGTTAACCCGAAGGTGGATATGACCTTTGCTCGAGGGCTTCGCGCTATTTTGCGTCAAGATCCCGATGTGGTTATGGTCGGTGAAATTCGTGATTTAGAAACCGCGCAAATTGGTGTTCAAGCTTCACTAACTGGTCACCTGGTGATGTCGACCTTGCATACCAATACGGCTGTCGGTGCGATCACCCGTCTTCGCGATATGGGAATCGAACCGTTTCTGATTTCATCTTCACTGCTTGGTGTGTTAGCGCAGAGATTGGTGCGTACCCTGTGCCGTGAATGTAAACAACCTTATCAAGCCTCGTCTGAGCAAAAAGCCCTGTTTGATGTGGTTCCTGGTGACGAATTGACGCTGTATAAACCGTGCGGTTGTGAAGCGTGTAATTACAAAGGCTACCGAGGTCGTACCGGGATTCATGAACTCTTAATCGTGGATGAAAATGTTCAGGCACTGATTCATAGCGAAGCCGGTGAACAAGCCATCGAGAAGTCGGTGCGTCAACAAACACCAAGCATTCGAAGTGATGGATTATTGAAAGTTCGTCAAGGTGTCACCTCTATTGAAGAAGTTATGCGAGTCACTAAGGAAACCTAA
- the gspF gene encoding type II secretion system inner membrane protein GspF, producing the protein MASFEYKALNDKGRQKKGVIDGDSARQVRSRLKEQGLVPIEVTETRAKNNAQSDQGGLSFKRGLSTPDLALITRQLSTLVQSGMPLEECLKAVSEQSEKPRIRNMLAAIRAKVTEGYTLSDSLADYSHVFDDLFRSMVAAGEKSGHLDSVLERLADYAENREKMRSKLLQAMIYPIVLVVFAVSIVAFLLAAVVPKIIDQFVQMAQELPQSTRILLASSDFVQQWGIVLLIAVISLIVLVKWLLTKPDIRLAWDKTLLSFPLVGKIIKGLNTARFARTLSICTSSAIPILDGMKVAVDVMSNQYIKQQVIAASENVREGTSLRKALDQTKLFPPMMLHMIASGEQSGELESMLTRAADNQDTQFEATVNIALGIFTPMLIALMAGLVLFIVMATLMPILEMNNLMS; encoded by the coding sequence ATGGCTTCATTTGAATATAAAGCGCTCAATGATAAAGGCCGACAAAAAAAAGGCGTTATCGATGGAGACAGTGCTCGTCAGGTACGCTCTCGTTTAAAAGAACAAGGTCTTGTGCCGATTGAGGTCACAGAGACGCGTGCGAAAAATAACGCGCAGTCTGATCAAGGTGGCTTAAGCTTCAAGCGAGGTTTAAGTACGCCGGATCTGGCCTTGATTACTCGACAGCTATCTACCCTTGTGCAGTCAGGTATGCCGCTTGAAGAATGCCTAAAAGCCGTTTCAGAGCAATCAGAAAAGCCGCGTATTCGTAACATGCTTGCTGCAATACGCGCTAAGGTGACCGAAGGTTACACGCTGTCTGATAGCCTGGCGGATTACTCTCACGTATTTGACGATCTATTTCGTTCCATGGTGGCGGCAGGGGAAAAATCCGGTCATCTAGATTCGGTGCTAGAGCGTTTAGCCGACTATGCGGAAAATCGTGAAAAGATGCGCTCTAAACTACTGCAAGCGATGATCTATCCGATCGTGTTGGTGGTCTTTGCAGTCAGTATTGTCGCATTTTTGCTTGCCGCGGTGGTGCCTAAAATCATCGATCAGTTTGTACAGATGGCGCAAGAGTTACCTCAGTCAACTCGGATATTACTCGCGTCCAGTGATTTTGTTCAGCAGTGGGGGATCGTGCTACTCATTGCCGTCATTAGTCTCATTGTCTTGGTAAAGTGGTTACTGACCAAGCCTGATATTCGATTGGCTTGGGACAAAACTCTGCTGTCCTTCCCCTTGGTTGGCAAGATCATTAAAGGGCTGAATACGGCGCGATTTGCTCGAACTCTCTCGATTTGTACATCGAGCGCCATTCCTATTTTGGATGGGATGAAAGTGGCCGTGGATGTGATGTCGAATCAGTACATCAAGCAGCAAGTCATCGCAGCGTCCGAGAATGTTCGAGAAGGAACCAGCTTAAGAAAGGCCCTGGACCAAACCAAACTTTTTCCGCCGATGATGCTGCATATGATTGCCAGTGGTGAACAAAGTGGTGAGCTTGAAAGCATGCTGACTCGCGCTGCTGATAACCAGGACACTCAGTTTGAAGCAACCGTAAATATTGCTCTTGGCATTTTTACCCCAATGCTTATCGCTTTAATGGCGGGTTTAGTGTTGTTTATCGTGATGGCAACCTTAATGCCAATTTTAGAAATGAATAATTTGATGAGTTAA